In a single window of the Entelurus aequoreus isolate RoL-2023_Sb linkage group LG16, RoL_Eaeq_v1.1, whole genome shotgun sequence genome:
- the LOC133631488 gene encoding transient receptor potential cation channel subfamily M member 7-like isoform X2 — translation MKVEMRKVHATLQDGMVGSWTPPNAESPPVPVVVCEGTGRAADILAYVHKQTEEGGGLPDGVEADIIATIKKTFNFSQSDAIHLFQTLMDCMKRKELITVFHISSEESQDIDVAILKALLQGTNASAFDQLVLTLAWDRVDIAKNYVFVYGQQLLVSSLEQAMLDALVMDRVDFVKLLIENGISMHRFLTISRLEELYNTKQPPNNPTLLHLVRDVKQSHLPPNYKITLIDVGLIIEYLMGGTYTRKRFRIIYNNLHGNSRRSGRHPTGPGSHLRKSHESFSMQADKKEKTRHNHFIKTAQPYKPKLESPKEQNKKRVKEEIVDIDDTRALAMFSSPCCQKNSDIFCRFKSTAHTSSSLNESSQR, via the exons ATGAAGGTGGAGATGAGGAAGGTGCACGCCACGCTGCAGGATGGCATGGTGGGGAGTTGGACACCTCCAAATGCG GAAAGCCCTCCTGTCCCGGTGGTGGTGTGTGAGGGAACGGGCCGAGCTGCTGACATACTGGCGTATGTCCACAAGCAGACCGAGGAGGGAGGCGGTCTTCCAGATGGCGTGGAGGCAGACATCATTGCAACCATCAAGAAAACCTTCAACTTCAGCCAGAGTGACGCCATCCATCTTTTTCAGACTTTGATGGACTGCATGAAGAGGAAAGAATTGATCACTGTGTTTCACATCAGCTCAGAAGAGAGCCAGGACATTGACGTTGCCATCCTGAAGGCCTTACTCCAAGGTACAAACGCGTCTGCCTTCGATCAGCTGGTCCTGACTCTAGCCTGGGACCGTGTGGACATTGCCAAAAATTATGTGTTTGTGTACGGACAGCAGCTTTTGGTTAGCTCTTTGGAACAAGCCATGCTCGACGCACTCGTCATGGACAGAGTGGACTTTGTCAAGTTACTAATTGAAAACGGCATCAGCATGCACCGCTTCCTGACAATCAGTCGACTGGAAGAGCTTTACAACACGAAACAACCTCCTAACAATCCAACTCTTCTTCACCTGGTTAGAGATGTTAAGCAGAGTCACCTGCCTCCAAATTACAAGATCACCTTGATTGATGTCGGCCTGATTATTGAGTACCTGATGGGTGGGACCTACACCAGGAAACGCTTTAGAATCATTTACAACAATCTCCATGGCAACAGTCGGAGGTCTGGGCGCCACCCAACCGGTCCGGGCTCTCATTTGAGGAAAAGTCATGAGTCATTCAGCATGCAGGCCGATAAAAAGGAGAAGACGAGGCACAACCATTTCATCAAGACTGCACAGCCTTACAAACCCAAGCTGGAGTCCCCCAAAGAGCAGAACAAAAAGCGGGTCAAAGAAGAGATCGTGGACATCGACGACACCAGAGCCTTGGCCATGTTTTCCTCGCCATGCTGCCAGAAGAACAGCGACATTTTCTGCCGTTTCAAGAGTACGGCCCACACCAGCAGTTCATTGAATGAGAGCTCTCAACGCTGA
- the LOC133631488 gene encoding transient receptor potential cation channel subfamily M member 7-like isoform X1 — protein sequence MYGAEVQLRRDLEKHINLQRIHARIGQGVPVVALIFEGGPNVILTVLDYLQESPPVPVVVCEGTGRAADILAYVHKQTEEGGGLPDGVEADIIATIKKTFNFSQSDAIHLFQTLMDCMKRKELITVFHISSEESQDIDVAILKALLQGTNASAFDQLVLTLAWDRVDIAKNYVFVYGQQLLVSSLEQAMLDALVMDRVDFVKLLIENGISMHRFLTISRLEELYNTKQPPNNPTLLHLVRDVKQSHLPPNYKITLIDVGLIIEYLMGGTYTRKRFRIIYNNLHGNSRRSGRHPTGPGSHLRKSHESFSMQADKKEKTRHNHFIKTAQPYKPKLESPKEQNKKRVKEEIVDIDDTRALAMFSSPCCQKNSDIFCRFKSTAHTSSSLNESSQR from the coding sequence ATGTACGGCGCGGAGGTACAACTGCGACGGGACCTAGAGAAGCACATCAACCTCCAAAGAATACATGCGCGTATTGGTCAAGGTGTTCCTGTAGTGGCACTCATCTTCGAGGGCGGTCCCAATGTGATCTTGACCGTGCTTGATTACCTTCAGGAAAGCCCTCCTGTCCCGGTGGTGGTGTGTGAGGGAACGGGCCGAGCTGCTGACATACTGGCGTATGTCCACAAGCAGACCGAGGAGGGAGGCGGTCTTCCAGATGGCGTGGAGGCAGACATCATTGCAACCATCAAGAAAACCTTCAACTTCAGCCAGAGTGACGCCATCCATCTTTTTCAGACTTTGATGGACTGCATGAAGAGGAAAGAATTGATCACTGTGTTTCACATCAGCTCAGAAGAGAGCCAGGACATTGACGTTGCCATCCTGAAGGCCTTACTCCAAGGTACAAACGCGTCTGCCTTCGATCAGCTGGTCCTGACTCTAGCCTGGGACCGTGTGGACATTGCCAAAAATTATGTGTTTGTGTACGGACAGCAGCTTTTGGTTAGCTCTTTGGAACAAGCCATGCTCGACGCACTCGTCATGGACAGAGTGGACTTTGTCAAGTTACTAATTGAAAACGGCATCAGCATGCACCGCTTCCTGACAATCAGTCGACTGGAAGAGCTTTACAACACGAAACAACCTCCTAACAATCCAACTCTTCTTCACCTGGTTAGAGATGTTAAGCAGAGTCACCTGCCTCCAAATTACAAGATCACCTTGATTGATGTCGGCCTGATTATTGAGTACCTGATGGGTGGGACCTACACCAGGAAACGCTTTAGAATCATTTACAACAATCTCCATGGCAACAGTCGGAGGTCTGGGCGCCACCCAACCGGTCCGGGCTCTCATTTGAGGAAAAGTCATGAGTCATTCAGCATGCAGGCCGATAAAAAGGAGAAGACGAGGCACAACCATTTCATCAAGACTGCACAGCCTTACAAACCCAAGCTGGAGTCCCCCAAAGAGCAGAACAAAAAGCGGGTCAAAGAAGAGATCGTGGACATCGACGACACCAGAGCCTTGGCCATGTTTTCCTCGCCATGCTGCCAGAAGAACAGCGACATTTTCTGCCGTTTCAAGAGTACGGCCCACACCAGCAGTTCATTGAATGAGAGCTCTCAACGCTGA
- the LOC133631488 gene encoding transient receptor potential cation channel subfamily M member 7-like isoform X3 translates to MRVLVKESPPVPVVVCEGTGRAADILAYVHKQTEEGGGLPDGVEADIIATIKKTFNFSQSDAIHLFQTLMDCMKRKELITVFHISSEESQDIDVAILKALLQGTNASAFDQLVLTLAWDRVDIAKNYVFVYGQQLLVSSLEQAMLDALVMDRVDFVKLLIENGISMHRFLTISRLEELYNTKQPPNNPTLLHLVRDVKQSHLPPNYKITLIDVGLIIEYLMGGTYTRKRFRIIYNNLHGNSRRSGRHPTGPGSHLRKSHESFSMQADKKEKTRHNHFIKTAQPYKPKLESPKEQNKKRVKEEIVDIDDTRALAMFSSPCCQKNSDIFCRFKSTAHTSSSLNESSQR, encoded by the exons ATGCGCGTATTGGTCAAG GAAAGCCCTCCTGTCCCGGTGGTGGTGTGTGAGGGAACGGGCCGAGCTGCTGACATACTGGCGTATGTCCACAAGCAGACCGAGGAGGGAGGCGGTCTTCCAGATGGCGTGGAGGCAGACATCATTGCAACCATCAAGAAAACCTTCAACTTCAGCCAGAGTGACGCCATCCATCTTTTTCAGACTTTGATGGACTGCATGAAGAGGAAAGAATTGATCACTGTGTTTCACATCAGCTCAGAAGAGAGCCAGGACATTGACGTTGCCATCCTGAAGGCCTTACTCCAAGGTACAAACGCGTCTGCCTTCGATCAGCTGGTCCTGACTCTAGCCTGGGACCGTGTGGACATTGCCAAAAATTATGTGTTTGTGTACGGACAGCAGCTTTTGGTTAGCTCTTTGGAACAAGCCATGCTCGACGCACTCGTCATGGACAGAGTGGACTTTGTCAAGTTACTAATTGAAAACGGCATCAGCATGCACCGCTTCCTGACAATCAGTCGACTGGAAGAGCTTTACAACACGAAACAACCTCCTAACAATCCAACTCTTCTTCACCTGGTTAGAGATGTTAAGCAGAGTCACCTGCCTCCAAATTACAAGATCACCTTGATTGATGTCGGCCTGATTATTGAGTACCTGATGGGTGGGACCTACACCAGGAAACGCTTTAGAATCATTTACAACAATCTCCATGGCAACAGTCGGAGGTCTGGGCGCCACCCAACCGGTCCGGGCTCTCATTTGAGGAAAAGTCATGAGTCATTCAGCATGCAGGCCGATAAAAAGGAGAAGACGAGGCACAACCATTTCATCAAGACTGCACAGCCTTACAAACCCAAGCTGGAGTCCCCCAAAGAGCAGAACAAAAAGCGGGTCAAAGAAGAGATCGTGGACATCGACGACACCAGAGCCTTGGCCATGTTTTCCTCGCCATGCTGCCAGAAGAACAGCGACATTTTCTGCCGTTTCAAGAGTACGGCCCACACCAGCAGTTCATTGAATGAGAGCTCTCAACGCTGA
- the LOC133631488 gene encoding uncharacterized protein LOC133631488 isoform X4, producing MIPARMTCTWNTKARCLLNVLEIVAMKVPAMTRTCHQPKRQKNKKLNLLEMTTMIVMKVPARTQRCRRPKSKKILPITERLRKMKVEMRKVHATLQDGMVGSWTPPNADFQLTLAELVPHQREAVEAKMRGMAYKSEEFALKTAKKKNRAEMASSLKTFQSAKSDALNTSQFNKRALNAELSVLNRDFKFLKAERAHQIELAQIQGTVGRRWPAAAFSWR from the exons ATGATACCAGCCAGGATGACATGTACATGGAACACCAAAGCCCGCTGCCTT CTCAACGTCCTAGAGATTGTGGCAATGAAGGTACCAGCCATGACCCGGACATGCCACCagccaaaaagacaaaaaaataaaaag CTCAACCTCCTGGAGATGACGACAATGATCGTGATGAAGGTACCAGCCAGGACCCAGAGATGCCGGCGGCCAAAAAGCAAAAAAATCTTGCCCATCACTGAGCGTCTGAGGAAGATGAAGGTGGAGATGAGGAAGGTGCACGCCACGCTGCAGGATGGCATGGTGGGGAGTTGGACACCTCCAAATGCG GACTTTCAACTCACATTGGCCGAATTGGTGCCACACCAGAGAGAAGCAGTGGAGGCCAAAATGCGTGGAATGGCATATAAGAGCGAAGAGTTTGCTCTTAAAACTGCCAAAAAGAAGAACAGAGCGGAGATGGCTTCTTCTTTGAAGACCTTCCAATCTGCCAAGAGCGATGCCCTGAACACCTCCCAATTCAACAAGAGAGCTCTCAACGCTGAGTTGAGCGTCCTCAATCGTGACT TTAAGTTTCTGAAGGCAGAACGGGCCCATCAAATAGAGCTGGCCCAAATTCAAGGCACAG TTGGGAGGAGGTGGCCCGCCGCCGCCTT CTCCTGGAGATGA
- the LOC133631489 gene encoding POC1 centriolar protein homolog A-like has protein sequence MKQIATSSTDCCVMIWNMKPQRRAYRFNGHKDAVTSVQFSPSGHLVASSSRDKTVRLWVPNMKAESTVFKAHTATVRSVNFSSDGQSLVTASDDKTVKVWTLHRQKFLFSLNQHINWVRCARFSPDNRLIISSSDDKTIKLWDKNSRECIHSFYEHAGYANHVDFHPSGTCVAAASTDNSVKLWDIRSLKMLQHYQVHSGVMNSLSFHPSGNFLLTGSNDSTTKILDLVEGKLLFTLHGHQV, from the coding sequence ATGAAGCAGATTGCAACAAGCTCAACGGACTGCTGTGTGATGATCTGGAACATGAAACCTCAAAGGCGCGCATATCGTTTTAACGGCCATAAAGACGCTGTCACGTCGGTCCAATTTTCTCCCTCGGGTCACCTCGTAGCCTCCAGTTCCAGAGACAAGACTGTACGCCTTTGGGTGCCCAACATGAAGGCTGAATCAACCGTATTCAAGGCTCACACTGCCACGGTGCGAAGCGTCAACTTTTCCAGCGACGGCCAGTCTTTGGTGACGGCGTCCGATGACAAGACGGTCAAAGTTTGGACCTTGCACCGGCAAAAGTTCCTCTTCTCTCTCAACCAGCACATCAACTGGGTCCGCTGTGCCAGGTTTTCTCCAGACAATCGCTTGATCATCTCTTCGAGTGACGATAAAACTATTAAATTGTGGGACAAAAACAGTAGGGAATGCATTCACTCTTTTTATGAACATGCAGGTTATGCAAACCATGTGGATTTTCATCCCAGTGGAACATGTGTGGCTGCAGCGAGCACTGACAACTCAGTCAAGTTGTGGGACATCAGATCCCTGAAGATGCTCCAACATTATCAAGTCCACAGTGGTGTGATGAACAGCTTGTCTTTTCATCCGTCTGGTAATTTCCTTCTCACTGGGTCCAATGATTCGACAACCAAGATACTGGACCTTGTTGAGGGAAAACTGTTGTTCACACTTCACGGACaccaggtataa